One genomic segment of Actinoplanes ianthinogenes includes these proteins:
- a CDS encoding DUF4870 domain-containing protein: MTEPPRPPGDGYPTSPGAPYTPPPGPGYPPPPPYGPPSGGYHPGYPPPLSSEDRTWILVAHLGGAAGAFLGGGLTGWVAPLVSLLARGEQSPAVRAESVKALNFQILWTIIAVIGYATFCFGIGVAIAGIAWLFATIAGGIAGAKAANNEPFRYPASGKFLR; encoded by the coding sequence ATGACCGAGCCACCTCGACCGCCAGGTGACGGGTACCCTACGTCGCCCGGAGCGCCCTACACTCCCCCGCCGGGCCCGGGATATCCGCCTCCTCCGCCCTACGGCCCGCCGTCCGGCGGATATCACCCCGGCTATCCGCCGCCGCTCAGCTCGGAGGATCGGACCTGGATCCTGGTCGCCCACCTGGGCGGCGCGGCCGGCGCGTTCCTCGGCGGCGGCCTCACCGGCTGGGTCGCGCCGCTGGTCTCGCTGCTGGCCCGGGGCGAGCAGTCCCCCGCGGTCCGCGCCGAGTCGGTCAAGGCGCTGAACTTCCAGATCCTCTGGACGATCATCGCGGTGATCGGATACGCCACCTTCTGCTTCGGGATCGGCGTGGCGATCGCCGGGATCGCCTGGCTGTTCGCCACCATCGCCGGCGGCATCGCCGGGGCGAAAGCGGCCAACAACGAGCCGTTCCGGTACCCGGCGAGCGGCAAGTTCCTGAGGTGA
- the hemW gene encoding radical SAM family heme chaperone HemW: protein MAGALPDGEPVPADGSLPDAATRDVGGRGFAVYVHVPFCASRCGYCDFNTYTASELGGGASRDEYADTVLRELELAAKVIQPGRVDTVFVGGGTPTLLTAKDLGRILEGIDRTWGLTAGAEVTTEANPESVDVAYLSDLKTAGFTRISLGMQSSAEHVLRVLDRKHTAGRAPQAAQEARQAGFEHVNLDLIYGTPGETPDDFARSLRTVVDAGVDHVSAYALIVEDGTRMATRMRRGELPYPSDDVAADRYLAAEEALTAAGFQWYEVSNWAKSGGECRHNLLYWTGADWWGLGPGAHSHVGGVRWWNVKHPSAYANRLNDGVSPGHGRELLTDEDRHVEDVMLRVRLREGIGLDRVDPGGAARALGDGLLDPAAYAAGRLVLTLRGRLLADAVIRDLV, encoded by the coding sequence ATGGCCGGCGCACTCCCTGATGGCGAACCCGTTCCCGCGGACGGGTCCCTTCCCGACGCAGCGACTCGTGACGTGGGCGGGCGAGGCTTCGCGGTCTACGTGCACGTGCCGTTCTGTGCGAGCCGGTGCGGGTATTGCGACTTCAACACGTACACCGCGAGTGAGCTGGGCGGCGGGGCGAGCCGGGACGAGTACGCGGACACGGTCCTGCGGGAGCTGGAGCTGGCGGCGAAGGTGATCCAGCCCGGCCGGGTGGACACGGTCTTCGTCGGTGGGGGGACGCCGACGCTCCTGACGGCAAAAGACCTGGGGAGGATCCTGGAGGGGATCGACCGGACCTGGGGTCTGACCGCCGGCGCGGAGGTGACCACTGAGGCGAATCCGGAATCTGTTGATGTGGCGTATTTATCCGATTTGAAGACCGCCGGCTTCACCCGGATCTCGCTCGGCATGCAGAGCTCCGCCGAGCACGTCCTGCGCGTCCTCGACCGCAAACACACCGCCGGCCGGGCGCCGCAAGCCGCCCAGGAGGCCCGGCAGGCCGGCTTCGAGCACGTCAACCTGGACCTGATCTACGGCACCCCGGGCGAGACCCCGGACGACTTCGCCCGTTCGCTGCGGACCGTGGTGGACGCCGGGGTGGACCACGTCAGCGCGTACGCCCTGATCGTCGAGGACGGCACCCGGATGGCCACCCGGATGCGCCGGGGCGAGCTGCCCTACCCCTCCGACGACGTGGCCGCGGATCGCTACCTGGCCGCCGAGGAGGCGCTCACCGCGGCCGGCTTCCAGTGGTACGAAGTGTCGAACTGGGCGAAATCCGGCGGCGAGTGTCGGCACAACCTGCTGTATTGGACCGGTGCCGACTGGTGGGGACTCGGACCCGGCGCGCACAGCCACGTCGGCGGGGTGCGGTGGTGGAACGTGAAGCATCCCTCGGCGTACGCAAATCGTTTGAATGATGGTGTTTCCCCAGGTCACGGGCGCGAGCTGCTGACCGATGAGGACCGGCACGTCGAGGACGTGATGCTCCGCGTCCGGCTGCGCGAGGGGATCGGGCTGGACCGGGTGGACCCGGGCGGCGCGGCCCGGGCCCTCGGCGACGGCCTGCTGGATCCGGCCGCCTACGCGGCCGGCCGGCTGGTGCTCACGCTGCGCGGCCGTCTGCTCGCCGACGCGGTGATCCGCGACCTGGTCTGA